One window of Entelurus aequoreus isolate RoL-2023_Sb linkage group LG06, RoL_Eaeq_v1.1, whole genome shotgun sequence genomic DNA carries:
- the elmod3 gene encoding ELMO domain-containing protein 3 isoform X3, which yields MIPQIERSVLDYLVSGNILLPHLFVCVCVCVCVSKEENAELEKAREEWEALENIQPAITEDSNPTPLISFNEALQYFQTTDLGDLLTNIQPTIRRTGLAAITHFLFGPPRLHRELLEERDLVFTIAQCHVDNSQTVHMRVLQTIYKRLIGCRLDCPRYGTHWENIGFQGTDPATDLRGTGFLGLMHTLYFVMDPETLPLARDIYKLSQHSTQNFPFSVMSINMTRIALQVLREEALSKECNRRQQVVGVLNEFYVATYLHLYQLWKTQQKTIADSGFVLKEVELFAKKNPKQMLRRLEVFLKERRVGGIPRGTSPEPPAPQPSSPSPGERAARVASAQGCKGKEMHFTGVCELPPDMEGDARLI from the exons ATGATCCCTCAGATAGAAAGAAGTGTATTAGACTATCTGGTCAGTGGCAATATTTTATTACCTcacctttttgtgtgtgtgtgtgtgtgtgtgtgtgt ctccaaaGAAGAAAATGCAGAGTTGGAAAAGGCAAGAGAGGAGTGGGAAGCTCTGGAGAACATCCAACCAG CTATCACTGAGGACTCGAACCCGACGCCGCTCATCTCTTTCAATGAAGCCCTTCAGTACTTCCAGACTACAGATCTCGGGGACTTGCTT ACGAACATCCAGCCAACTATTCGCAGGACAGGTCTCGCCGCTATCACACACTTCCTGTTTGGACCCCCTCGACTGCACAGGGAACTCCTTGAGGAACGAGATCTTGTCTTTACCATTGCGCAAT GCCACGTGGACAACAGCCAGACAGTCCACATGCGAGTTCTCCAAACCATTTATAAACGGCTCATCGGCTGCAGGCTGGACTGTCCTCGATATGGGACACACTGGGAAAACATTGGCTTTCAGG GTACAGACCCAGCCACCGACCTGCGTGGCACTGGCTTCCTGGGACTTATGCACACTCTTTACTTTGTGATGGACCCAGAGACTCTGCCATTGGCTCGAGATATCTACAAGTTATCCCAACACTCTACTCAG AACTTTCCATTTAGTGTGATGTCAATCAACATGACCCGCATTGCTCTTCAAGTCCTCAGAGAAGAGGCCTTGTCCAA GGAGTGCAATCGCCGTCAGCAAGTGGTCGGCGTGTTGAATGAGTTTTATGTGGCCACATACCTGCACCTGTACCAACTGTGGAAGACCCAACAGAAAACCATTGCTGACTCTGGCTTTGTACTCAAAG AAGTGGAGCTGTTCGCCAAAAAGAACCCCAAGCAGATGCTTCGCCGACTAGAGGTCTTCCTGAAAGAGAGGCGGGTAGGTGGAATCCCTCGCGGGACGTCGCCAGAGCCACCGGCTCCGCAGCCTTCCTCTCCCAGCCCGGGAGAGCGAGCGGCCAGAGTGGCGAGCGCACAGGGATGCAAGGGAAAGGAGATGCATTTTACAGGAGTGTGTGAGCTACCGCCTGACATGGAGGGCGACGCCAGACTCATCTAA
- the elmod3 gene encoding ELMO domain-containing protein 3 isoform X2, translating into MEEDIDVTFHLEGQNGLSREPSEETTNGHLNQKPVMNGLIISHNVKDHTNGNAPLTSLPISALKQNGLLQSLAAGGDQLKPAENAELEKAREEWEALENIQPAITEDSNPTPLISFNEALQYFQTTDLGDLLTNIQPTIRRTGLAAITHFLFGPPRLHRELLEERDLVFTIAQCHVDNSQTVHMRVLQTIYKRLIGCRLDCPRYGTHWENIGFQGTDPATDLRGTGFLGLMHTLYFVMDPETLPLARDIYKLSQHSTQNFPFSVMSINMTRIALQVLREEALSKECNRRQQVVGVLNEFYVATYLHLYQLWKTQQKTIADSGFVLKEVELFAKKNPKQMLRRLEVFLKERRVGGIPRGTSPEPPAPQPSSPSPGERAARVASAQGCKGKEMHFTGVCELPPDMEGDARLI; encoded by the exons ATGGAAGAAGACATTGATGTCACTTTCCACCTTGAG GGCCAAAATGGTTTGTCTCGAGAACCATCAGAAGAGACTACCAATGGACACTTGAACCAAAAGCCT GTCATGAATGGATTGATTATCAGTCATAATGTCAAAGACCACACCAACGGCAATGCCCCCCTCACATCCCTGCCG ATTTCAGCACTGAAGCAGAATGGTCTCCTGCAGAGTCTAGCAGCAGGAGGAGACCAGCTTAAACCTGCAG AAAATGCAGAGTTGGAAAAGGCAAGAGAGGAGTGGGAAGCTCTGGAGAACATCCAACCAG CTATCACTGAGGACTCGAACCCGACGCCGCTCATCTCTTTCAATGAAGCCCTTCAGTACTTCCAGACTACAGATCTCGGGGACTTGCTT ACGAACATCCAGCCAACTATTCGCAGGACAGGTCTCGCCGCTATCACACACTTCCTGTTTGGACCCCCTCGACTGCACAGGGAACTCCTTGAGGAACGAGATCTTGTCTTTACCATTGCGCAAT GCCACGTGGACAACAGCCAGACAGTCCACATGCGAGTTCTCCAAACCATTTATAAACGGCTCATCGGCTGCAGGCTGGACTGTCCTCGATATGGGACACACTGGGAAAACATTGGCTTTCAGG GTACAGACCCAGCCACCGACCTGCGTGGCACTGGCTTCCTGGGACTTATGCACACTCTTTACTTTGTGATGGACCCAGAGACTCTGCCATTGGCTCGAGATATCTACAAGTTATCCCAACACTCTACTCAG AACTTTCCATTTAGTGTGATGTCAATCAACATGACCCGCATTGCTCTTCAAGTCCTCAGAGAAGAGGCCTTGTCCAA GGAGTGCAATCGCCGTCAGCAAGTGGTCGGCGTGTTGAATGAGTTTTATGTGGCCACATACCTGCACCTGTACCAACTGTGGAAGACCCAACAGAAAACCATTGCTGACTCTGGCTTTGTACTCAAAG AAGTGGAGCTGTTCGCCAAAAAGAACCCCAAGCAGATGCTTCGCCGACTAGAGGTCTTCCTGAAAGAGAGGCGGGTAGGTGGAATCCCTCGCGGGACGTCGCCAGAGCCACCGGCTCCGCAGCCTTCCTCTCCCAGCCCGGGAGAGCGAGCGGCCAGAGTGGCGAGCGCACAGGGATGCAAGGGAAAGGAGATGCATTTTACAGGAGTGTGTGAGCTACCGCCTGACATGGAGGGCGACGCCAGACTCATCTAA
- the elmod3 gene encoding ELMO domain-containing protein 3 isoform X1, with the protein MEEDIDVTFHLEGQNGLSREPSEETTNGHLNQKPVMNGLIISHNVKDHTNGNAPLTSLPISALKQNGLLQSLAAGGDQLKPAEENAELEKAREEWEALENIQPAITEDSNPTPLISFNEALQYFQTTDLGDLLTNIQPTIRRTGLAAITHFLFGPPRLHRELLEERDLVFTIAQCHVDNSQTVHMRVLQTIYKRLIGCRLDCPRYGTHWENIGFQGTDPATDLRGTGFLGLMHTLYFVMDPETLPLARDIYKLSQHSTQNFPFSVMSINMTRIALQVLREEALSKECNRRQQVVGVLNEFYVATYLHLYQLWKTQQKTIADSGFVLKEVELFAKKNPKQMLRRLEVFLKERRVGGIPRGTSPEPPAPQPSSPSPGERAARVASAQGCKGKEMHFTGVCELPPDMEGDARLI; encoded by the exons ATGGAAGAAGACATTGATGTCACTTTCCACCTTGAG GGCCAAAATGGTTTGTCTCGAGAACCATCAGAAGAGACTACCAATGGACACTTGAACCAAAAGCCT GTCATGAATGGATTGATTATCAGTCATAATGTCAAAGACCACACCAACGGCAATGCCCCCCTCACATCCCTGCCG ATTTCAGCACTGAAGCAGAATGGTCTCCTGCAGAGTCTAGCAGCAGGAGGAGACCAGCTTAAACCTGCAG AAGAAAATGCAGAGTTGGAAAAGGCAAGAGAGGAGTGGGAAGCTCTGGAGAACATCCAACCAG CTATCACTGAGGACTCGAACCCGACGCCGCTCATCTCTTTCAATGAAGCCCTTCAGTACTTCCAGACTACAGATCTCGGGGACTTGCTT ACGAACATCCAGCCAACTATTCGCAGGACAGGTCTCGCCGCTATCACACACTTCCTGTTTGGACCCCCTCGACTGCACAGGGAACTCCTTGAGGAACGAGATCTTGTCTTTACCATTGCGCAAT GCCACGTGGACAACAGCCAGACAGTCCACATGCGAGTTCTCCAAACCATTTATAAACGGCTCATCGGCTGCAGGCTGGACTGTCCTCGATATGGGACACACTGGGAAAACATTGGCTTTCAGG GTACAGACCCAGCCACCGACCTGCGTGGCACTGGCTTCCTGGGACTTATGCACACTCTTTACTTTGTGATGGACCCAGAGACTCTGCCATTGGCTCGAGATATCTACAAGTTATCCCAACACTCTACTCAG AACTTTCCATTTAGTGTGATGTCAATCAACATGACCCGCATTGCTCTTCAAGTCCTCAGAGAAGAGGCCTTGTCCAA GGAGTGCAATCGCCGTCAGCAAGTGGTCGGCGTGTTGAATGAGTTTTATGTGGCCACATACCTGCACCTGTACCAACTGTGGAAGACCCAACAGAAAACCATTGCTGACTCTGGCTTTGTACTCAAAG AAGTGGAGCTGTTCGCCAAAAAGAACCCCAAGCAGATGCTTCGCCGACTAGAGGTCTTCCTGAAAGAGAGGCGGGTAGGTGGAATCCCTCGCGGGACGTCGCCAGAGCCACCGGCTCCGCAGCCTTCCTCTCCCAGCCCGGGAGAGCGAGCGGCCAGAGTGGCGAGCGCACAGGGATGCAAGGGAAAGGAGATGCATTTTACAGGAGTGTGTGAGCTACCGCCTGACATGGAGGGCGACGCCAGACTCATCTAA